The Gouania willdenowi chromosome 3, fGouWil2.1, whole genome shotgun sequence genome includes a region encoding these proteins:
- the cyp27c1 gene encoding cytochrome P450 27C1, with the protein MALLSHFSSTCRKTVTPMVLRALHKSATSEALRISAAEEEVEVAEEVEAMPESLLTPVQVVDKTRIKSLKEMPGPGTLSNLTEFFWRDGFSRIHEIQMEHTQKYGKIFKSHFGPQLVVSVAGRDLVAQVLRAEGVAPQRANMESWQEYRDLRGRSTGLISAEGDDWLKMRSVLRQLIMRPRDVAVFSDDVNDVVDDLIKKVRFLRAQQSDGATVLNVNDLYFKYAMEGVAAILYEDRLGCLQNEIPQETLDYIGALNLMFSSFKTTMYAGAIPKWLRPLIPKPWEEFCHSWDGLFKFSMIHVDKRLSEIKAQVQRGEEVKGGFLTHLLVTKEMSLEEIYANATEMLLAGVDTTSFTLSWASYLLARHPHTQQQIYSEIHQTLGAGTVATADDVPRLPLIRGLVKETLRLFPVLPGNGRITQEDLVVGGYFIPKGTQLALCHYSTSMEEENFSDASDFRPDRWIRKDSTDRVDNFGSIPFGYGIRSCIGRRIAELEMHLALTRLIQKFNISLCPTTDNIKAKTHGLLCPGAPIHLQFTDRENSDAFLSS; encoded by the exons ATGGCACTTCTGAGTCATTTCTCCTCCACATGCAGGAAGACTGTTACACCCATGGTTTTACGCGCTCTGCACAAGTCTGCGACCAGCGAAGCTCTGCGGATCTCCGCCgcggaggaggaggtggaggtggcGGAGGAGGTGGAGGCCATGCCCGAGTCTCTGCTCACACCGGTGCAGGTCGTGGACAAAACCCGAATCAAGTCCCTAAAGGAGATGCCGGGACCCGGCACCCTGTCCAACCTCACCGAGTTCTTCTGGAGGGACGGGTTCAGTAGGATCCACGAAATACAG ATGGAGCACACGCAAAAATATGGGAAAATCTTCAAATCCCATTTCGGGCCTCAGCTGGTGGTCTCTGTGGCGGGTCGTGATCTTGTGGCTCAGGTGCTGAGGGCCGAGGGTGTGGCCCCTCAAAGAGCTAATATGGAGTCTTGGCAAGAGTACAGAGACCTGAGAGGACGTTCCACCGGACTCATATCAGC TGAGGGAGATGATTGGCTGAAGATGAGGAGCGTTCTGAGGCAGCTCATTATGCGTCCACGTGACGTGGCCGTCTTCTCCGACGATGTGAACGATGTAGTCGATGACCTGATCAAGAAAGTCCGCTTCCTTCGCGCGCAACAGTCTGACGGAGCAACTGTTCTCAACGTCAATGACCTTTACTTCAAATATGCCATGGAAG gGGTGGCAGCTATTTTATACGAGGACAGACTGGGATGTTTGCAAAACGAGATTCCTCAGGAAACTCTGGACTACATCGGAGCTCTGAACCTGATGTTCAGTTCCTTCAAGACAACAATGTATGCTGGGGCCATTCCAAAGTGGCTCCGACCACTCATCCCTAAACCATGGGAGGAGTTCTGTCACTCCTGGGACGGTCTGTTTAAATTCA GCATGATTCACGTTGATAAGAGGCTCTCAGAGATCAAGGCCCAGGTACAGCGTGGAGAAGAGGTGAAGGGGGGATTTCTCACACACTTGCTCGTTACCAAGGAGATGAGTTTGGAGGAGATCTACGCCAATGCAACGGAAATGCTGCTGGCTGGTGTTGACACG ACATCTTTCACTCTCTCGTGGGCCAGCTACCTGCTAGCACGACACCCTCACACACAGCAGCAAATCTATTCAGAAATCCACCAAACTCTGGGAGCTGGAACAGTCGCCACAGCTGATGATGTCCCTCGTCTGCCTCTCATCAGAGGGCTGGTCAAAGAGACTCTCAG GCTTTTTCCAGTTCTCCCTGGCAACGGACGGATTACCCAAGAAGACTTGGTGGTTGGCGGATACTTCATCCCCAAAGGG aCTCAGCTGGCCTTGTGCCATTACTCAACGTCTATGGAGGAAGAAAACTTCAGTGACGCCTCAGACTTTCGACCAGATCGCTGGATACGAAAAGACTCCACAGATCGCGTTGACAACTTTGGCTCCATTCCCTTTGGCTATGGCATCAGGAGCTGCATTGGCAGGAGAATAGCTGAGCTAGAGATGCATCTCGCTCTCACAAGG CTCATTCAGAAGTTCAACATTTCCTTGTGTCCCACCACCGATAACATCAAGGCCAAAACCCACGGCCTGCTCTGCCCTGGTGCTCCCATCCACCTGCAGTTCACCGACAGAGAAAACTCAGATGCATTTCTGTCTTCATAA
- the ercc3 gene encoding general transcription and DNA repair factor IIH helicase/translocase subunit XPB, which produces MGKKDKGDREKKSKKRFHKEEDDGEEAVGGDSQEAIPAAAGKQVEESSTKLDEYGAKDYRVQMLLKNDHTSRPLWVAPDGHIFLEAFSPVYKYAQDFLVAIAEPVCRPVHVHEYKLTAYSLYAAVSVGLQTSDIVEYLQKLSKTSVPEGIVQFIKLCTVSYGKVKLVLKHNRYFVESAFPDVIQRLLQDNVIRECRLRAADGAESELITEVIHSKSAISKTGQDREAASTSQQPTDGQTSTQQVPEDIFSYYEQMDKEEEEEEETQTVSFEIRQEMIEELQKRCIQLEYPLLAEYDFRNDTVNPDINIDLKPTAVLRPYQEKSLRKMFGNGRARSGVIVLPCGAGKSLVGVTAASTVRKRCLVLGNSSVSVEQWKSQFKMWSTIDDSQICRFTSDAKDKPIGCSVAISTYSMLGHTTKRSWEAERVMEWMRSQEWGLIILDEVHTIPAKMFRRVLTIVQAHCKLGLTATLVREDDKIVDLNFLIGPKLYEANWMELQNNGYIAKVQCAEVWCPMSPEFYREYVAIKTKKRILLYTMNPNKFRACQFLIRFHERRNDKIIVFADNVFALKEYAIRLNKPFIYGPTSQGERMHILQNFKHNPMINTIFISKVGDTSFDLPEANVLIQISSHGGSRRQEAQRLGRVLRAKKGMVAEEYNAYFYSLVSQDTQEMAYSTKRQRFLVDQGYSFKVITKFGRD; this is translated from the exons ATGGGTAAAAAGGATAAAGGAGATCGGG AAAAGAAGTCCAAGAAGCGCTTTCATAAAGAGGAAGATGATGGAGAGGAGGCGGTGGGCGGTGACTCTCAGGAGGCCATTCCAGCTGCTGCAGGAAAACAAGTGGAAGAATCCAGTACAAAACTGGATGAATACGGAGCCAAAGACTATCGCGTTCAAATGCTACTAAAAAATGACCACACTTCACGTCCGCTCTGGGTG GCTCCAGATGGGCACATCTTTCTAGAAGCCTTCTCTCCAGTGTACAAGTATGCTCAGGATTTCCTGGTGGCCATTGCAGAGCCAGTGTGCAGGCCCGTCCACGTCCATGAGTACAAGCTGACGGCGTATTCACTGTACGCCGCTGTCAGTGTGGGACTACAGACCTCAGATATTGTGGAGTACCTGCAGAAGCTCAGCAAGACGTCTGTCCCTGAAGGAATCGTTCAGTTCATTAAG CTCTGCACCGTGAGTTATGGCAAAGTCAAGCTTGTGCTCAAGCACAATAG GTATTTTGTGGAAAGTGCCTTTCCTGACGTCATCCAACGGCTTCTACAAGACAATGTCATCCGAGAGTGTCGTCTCCGTGCTGCAGATGGAGCAGAATCAGAGCTAATTACAGAAGTCATTCACAGCAAGTCAGCG ATCTCTAAGACGGGTCAGGACAGGGAAGCTGCTTCCACCTCACAGCAGCCCACTGACGGACAAACATCCACGCAACAAGTCCCAGAAGACATTTTCAGCTATTATGAGCAGATGGataaagaagaagaggaagaggaggagactCAGACGGTGTCTTTTGAAATCCGTCAG GAGATGATTGAAGAGCTACAAAAGCGTTGCATTCAACTGGAATACCCCCTCCTGGCAGAGTACGACTTTCGCAATGACACGGTCAACCCAGACATCAACATAGACCTGAAGCCCACCGCTGTGCTGCGGCCGTACCAAGAGAAGAGTTTGCGCAAGATGTTTGGAAATGGACGCGCTCGTTCCGGGGTCATCGTCCTGCCCTGCG GAGCGGGTAAATCTCTGGTGGGCGTGACGGCAGCATCCACAGTGCGTAAACGTTGCCTGGTGTTGGGGAACTCATCTGTATCGGTGGAGCAGTGGAAATCCCAGTTCAAGATGTGGTCCACTATCGACGACTCGCAGATCTGTCGCTTCACCTCCGACGCCAAGGACAAGCCCATTGGCTGCTCCGTGGCTATTAGCACATACTCCATGCTGGGGCACACGACCAAGCGCTCCTGGGAGGCCGAACGTGTCATGGAGTGGATGCGAAGTCAGGAGTGGGGGCTCATAATCCTGGATGAGGTGCACACCATCCCTG caaagatGTTCCGCCGTGTTCTGACCATCGTCCAGGCCCATTGCAAACTGGGCCTCACTGCCACTCTGGTCAGAGAAGATGACAAGATTGTTGACCTGAATTTCCTAATCGGGCCTAAACTGTATGAGGCCAACTGGATGGAACTTCAGAACAACGGCTACATTGCCAAAGTTCAATGTGCAGAG GTGTGGTGCCCCATGTCTCCAGAGTTTTACAGAGAGTACGTGGCTATTAAGACCAAAAAGCGGATCTTGCTGTACACGATGAATCCCAACAAGTTTCGAGCTTGTCAGTTTCTGATTCGCTTCCACGAGCGCCGCAACGACAAAATCATCGTCTTCGCCGACAACGTCTTTGCCCTGAAAGAGTACGCCATTCGCCTCAACAA GCCCTTCATCTATGGTCCCACATCTCAGGGGGAGCGGATGCATATTTTACAAAACTTCAAACACAACCCCATGATCAACACTATCTTCATCTCCAAG GTTGGCGACACCTCCTTTGATTTGCCAGAGGCCAACGTTCTGATTCAAATCTCGTCTCACGGTGGATCGCGGCGACAAGAGGCCCAGAGGCTTGGCCGAGTCTTAAGAGCAAAGAAAG GAATGGTTGCAGAGGAGTACAATGCATATTTCTACTCACTGGTATCCCAAGACACCCAGGAGATGGCTTATTCTACTAAGAGGCAGAGGTTTCTAGTGGACCAAGGTTACAGCTTCAAG GTGATCACAAAGTTTGGCAGGGATTGA